The Desulfovibrio sp. genome includes a region encoding these proteins:
- a CDS encoding OmpH family outer membrane protein produces MRIRFFMPLALLLSFMLFACQQGDNNAQPKVAVVDMARVMRDSEPGKAGVKFLESLQGDMQTKLNDIQQRLEANPKDAEAQKELQAVYMSAQQRMQVEQQNVVNLLYDAIQRVINTYRTEKGYAVIISTEAVAAFDSKSDVTNEVLELVNKQKLDFKAVTPEAEKAPEAAPAPKAETPKDDKAAKAKK; encoded by the coding sequence ATGCGAATCCGTTTTTTTATGCCGCTGGCTCTGCTGCTGAGCTTCATGCTTTTTGCCTGCCAACAGGGCGACAATAATGCCCAGCCCAAGGTGGCGGTGGTGGATATGGCGCGCGTGATGCGCGATAGCGAACCTGGCAAGGCTGGCGTGAAGTTCCTTGAAAGCCTTCAGGGCGACATGCAGACCAAGCTTAACGACATCCAGCAGCGCCTGGAAGCCAACCCCAAGGACGCTGAAGCGCAGAAAGAACTGCAGGCCGTCTACATGTCTGCCCAGCAGCGCATGCAGGTGGAACAGCAGAATGTTGTAAACCTGCTGTATGATGCCATTCAGCGCGTGATCAATACCTATCGCACCGAAAAGGGCTATGCCGTCATCATCAGCACTGAAGCTGTCGCCGCTTTTGATTCCAAGAGCGACGTGACCAATGAAGTGCTGGAACTTGTGAACAAGCAGAAGCTTGATTTCAAGGCTGTGACGCCCGAAGCTGAAAAGGCTCCGGAAGCCGCCCCCGCCCCCAAGGCTGAAACGCCCAAGGACGACAAGGCTGCCAAGGCCAAGAAGTAA
- a CDS encoding tRNA-dihydrouridine synthase family protein → MTKVFQLPTCPANPDSLPFGPEHPWLAPLAGYSDLPFRLLCREYGAAVCVTEMVSAKGLVYESPGTNELLMTLPEDQPLVVQLFGAEAFFLARAVELLRQSGFGWFDLNMGCSVSKVLRQSAGAAMLGDTENVLAVARAMIEAAGRGRVGFKLRLGLDDARPVLPDLALRLEDAGAGWLTLHPRTARQGFGGAAQWEAIAMLAQRLTIPLLASGDLFSAEDGVNCLKSTGASGVMYARGAMHNPAIFADHAALLAGNSPVQADAPRLRAMISRHLELARAHCPGKAALWKMRSVVPRYVRTLPGARALRQELCRCNDWEELDRLLDIFLGSPG, encoded by the coding sequence GTGACCAAGGTTTTTCAACTGCCAACCTGCCCCGCAAACCCAGATTCCCTGCCCTTTGGCCCCGAGCATCCCTGGCTGGCCCCGCTGGCCGGATACAGCGATCTGCCCTTTCGTCTGCTCTGCCGCGAATACGGCGCAGCCGTGTGCGTTACCGAAATGGTCAGCGCCAAGGGCCTTGTTTATGAAAGCCCCGGCACCAACGAGCTGCTCATGACCCTGCCCGAAGACCAGCCGCTGGTGGTGCAGCTTTTCGGCGCGGAGGCATTCTTTCTGGCCCGCGCGGTGGAGCTGTTGCGTCAGTCCGGCTTTGGCTGGTTTGACCTGAACATGGGCTGTTCTGTTTCCAAGGTTTTGCGCCAAAGTGCGGGCGCGGCCATGCTGGGCGATACGGAAAACGTGCTTGCCGTGGCCCGCGCCATGATTGAGGCCGCAGGCCGTGGCCGTGTGGGCTTCAAACTGCGTCTGGGCCTGGACGACGCCCGCCCGGTGCTGCCCGATCTGGCCTTGCGCCTTGAGGATGCGGGCGCTGGCTGGCTGACCCTGCACCCCCGCACGGCCCGTCAGGGTTTTGGCGGCGCAGCGCAGTGGGAGGCTATTGCCATGCTGGCCCAACGCCTGACCATTCCCCTGCTCGCCAGCGGTGATCTCTTTAGCGCGGAAGACGGCGTGAACTGCCTTAAAAGCACCGGGGCCAGCGGCGTCATGTATGCCCGTGGGGCCATGCACAATCCAGCCATCTTTGCGGACCACGCGGCCCTTCTGGCCGGGAACTCTCCGGTTCAGGCCGATGCCCCCCGTTTGCGGGCCATGATTTCCCGGCATCTGGAGCTTGCCCGCGCCCACTGCCCCGGCAAGGCCGCCCTGTGGAAAATGCGCTCCGTGGTGCCGCGCTACGTGCGTACCCTGCCCGGCGCAAGGGCCTTGCGTCAGGAGCTGTGCCGCTGTAATGATTGGGAAGAGCTTGACCGGTTACTGGATATTTTTCTTGGAAGCCCCGGCTAG
- the lipA gene encoding lipoyl synthase, protein MTQPDSSDNSGSANAPLRKPAWLRRPLASDRRFFTTSALLNEQGLSTVCKEANCPNRQECFSSGTATFLILGETCTRNCRFCNIHPGQTSAPDPTEPQRVAQAAVTLGLRHVVVTSVTRDDLADGGSAQFAAVITALRQALPDSSVEVLIPDFQGNADALRTVMDAKPHIINHNVETHPALYAQVRPQADYEQSLELLRRVNDCGMTAKSGLMVGLGETDAQVLEVIKDLRTVGCSIVTIGQYLPPTSQHHKLDRYVTPEQFDEYAAYGKSLGLRHVFSGPLVRSSYHAANFA, encoded by the coding sequence ATGACCCAACCCGATTCTTCCGACAATTCCGGTTCTGCCAACGCCCCTCTGCGCAAGCCCGCATGGCTGCGCCGCCCGCTGGCCTCCGACAGACGATTTTTCACCACCTCCGCCCTGCTGAACGAACAGGGCCTTTCCACCGTCTGCAAGGAGGCCAACTGCCCCAACCGGCAGGAATGCTTTTCTTCCGGCACGGCCACATTTCTGATTCTGGGAGAAACCTGTACGCGCAACTGCCGCTTCTGCAATATCCACCCCGGCCAGACCAGCGCCCCCGACCCAACGGAACCGCAGCGCGTGGCACAGGCCGCCGTGACCTTGGGCCTCAGGCATGTGGTTGTCACTTCCGTGACGCGCGACGATCTTGCGGACGGTGGTTCCGCCCAGTTTGCCGCTGTAATTACGGCACTGCGGCAGGCTCTCCCCGACAGCAGCGTTGAGGTGCTTATCCCCGATTTTCAGGGCAACGCCGATGCCCTGCGCACGGTCATGGACGCCAAACCCCATATCATCAACCACAACGTGGAAACACACCCAGCGCTCTATGCGCAGGTGCGGCCACAGGCCGATTACGAACAAAGCCTGGAACTGCTGCGCCGCGTGAATGACTGCGGCATGACGGCCAAAAGCGGCCTCATGGTGGGGCTGGGCGAGACAGACGCGCAGGTGCTTGAAGTAATCAAGGACCTGCGCACGGTGGGCTGCTCCATTGTAACCATCGGTCAGTATCTGCCGCCCACAAGCCAGCACCATAAGCTTGACCGCTATGTGACGCCGGAACAGTTTGACGAGTACGCCGCCTACGGCAAATCGCTGGGCTTGCGCCACGTGTTTTCCGGCCCGCTGGTGCGCAGCAGCTACCACGCAGCCAACTTTGCCTGA
- the lipB gene encoding lipoyl(octanoyl) transferase LipB, with product MYAFDLGCTAYQRAFEIQKKAQAYVLQGGDDILLLLEHPPTVTLGKNSGQENLPPNLASQWGSAVDVVHSTRGGNITCHFPGQLVAYPIINLKRRSGGVRAYVNDVEETAIRTVRHFGIEAARKSGFPGVWVDGSKIASLGIAVQRHVTLHGLAMNVDRDLSLFNIITPCGLDGVTATSVQREQSGDPATMDAVKACFLEAFCEVFSQPLPPLQSAQACEALLAGQP from the coding sequence ATGTACGCATTTGATCTCGGCTGTACCGCCTATCAGCGGGCCTTTGAAATACAAAAAAAGGCGCAGGCCTATGTGCTTCAGGGCGGCGATGACATTCTGCTGCTTCTGGAGCATCCGCCCACTGTCACCCTTGGCAAAAACTCCGGTCAGGAAAATCTGCCCCCCAACCTCGCCAGCCAGTGGGGTTCGGCGGTGGATGTTGTGCACAGCACGCGCGGCGGTAATATTACCTGCCATTTTCCCGGTCAGTTGGTGGCCTACCCCATCATCAACCTGAAACGACGCTCCGGCGGCGTCCGGGCCTATGTAAATGATGTGGAAGAAACCGCCATCCGCACGGTACGGCACTTTGGCATTGAAGCGGCGCGCAAGTCGGGCTTTCCCGGCGTATGGGTGGACGGCAGCAAAATTGCCTCACTGGGCATTGCCGTGCAGCGCCACGTGACCCTGCACGGTCTGGCCATGAATGTGGACAGGGATCTTTCCCTCTTCAACATCATCACCCCCTGCGGCCTTGACGGCGTGACCGCAACCTCGGTGCAGCGGGAACAAAGCGGCGACCCGGCCACCATGGACGCTGTGAAAGCCTGTTTTCTTGAGGCCTTTTGCGAGGTCTTCAGCCAGCCGCTGCCGCCCCTGCAATCGGCGCAAGCCTGCGAAGCACTGCTCGCGGGCCAACCGTAA
- a CDS encoding BPL-N domain-containing protein, which produces MRYMFAAQPICILWDASHIWGLMAWRAVRALGLPCRLVKGQEIAEGAYLGKPGGVSPNGGLHQGRAGVRLLLVPGGNARLKAAALGKNGREAVRQWVEHGGNYLGFCGGSGLALTHPNPDHGLNICPWARAAYPERLYHLISGHVRAHVASGHEFSPRRPAVPASEPVNGHNDTGATAPLCPGVRRAAARQAQSGAASEIFSPSLPVWWPGRFAPEKNDSVAVLASYGSPDADFWLADLPLQSLPSKVFSHWRDLYGLNLSADFLEGQPMAVTGTYGQGRYVLSYSHLETPHSPDANAWLAQLLRSMTGLAPTREDVPLWQLRHPCAAWPEGSGGPLLSALRHMRELLDLAVAHHLFFGRTHWLWGWRTGLPGAACNNLHAALCTAASLEPSAAALAYWQQVSPRFAKLEGLFAAGAEDYFLACRLAETLSPTMPDAIDKRGLDHQRESLFGHPMNGGGILAELLEITEELIYLSQTSMPCDLA; this is translated from the coding sequence ATGCGGTATATGTTTGCCGCACAGCCAATCTGCATTTTATGGGACGCGTCCCACATCTGGGGCCTCATGGCCTGGCGCGCTGTTCGCGCGCTGGGACTGCCCTGCCGCCTGGTTAAGGGACAAGAAATAGCCGAAGGCGCGTATTTAGGCAAGCCGGGGGGCGTCAGCCCCAATGGCGGCCTGCATCAAGGCCGTGCAGGAGTACGCCTGCTGCTGGTTCCCGGCGGCAACGCACGGCTCAAGGCTGCGGCCCTCGGCAAGAACGGACGCGAAGCCGTGCGCCAGTGGGTGGAACACGGCGGCAACTATCTGGGCTTTTGCGGCGGTTCCGGCCTTGCCCTGACCCACCCAAACCCAGACCACGGCCTGAATATCTGCCCCTGGGCGCGGGCCGCTTATCCTGAGCGCCTGTACCATCTTATTTCCGGGCATGTGCGCGCCCACGTTGCCAGCGGGCATGAATTTTCGCCCCGCAGGCCTGCCGTGCCAGCCAGCGAGCCCGTGAACGGGCACAATGATACAGGCGCGACTGCCCCCCTGTGCCCCGGTGTTCGCCGCGCTGCCGCGCGACAGGCCCAGAGCGGAGCAGCGTCTGAAATATTTTCCCCCTCACTGCCTGTCTGGTGGCCGGGGCGCTTTGCGCCTGAAAAGAACGACAGTGTCGCCGTGCTGGCCTCCTACGGTTCGCCGGATGCGGATTTCTGGCTGGCAGATCTGCCCCTGCAAAGCCTGCCCTCCAAGGTTTTTTCTCACTGGCGCGACCTTTACGGTCTGAACCTCTCGGCAGATTTTCTGGAAGGCCAGCCCATGGCCGTGACCGGAACTTACGGGCAGGGGCGCTATGTGCTGAGCTACTCGCACCTTGAAACGCCGCACAGCCCTGATGCCAACGCATGGCTGGCCCAGTTGCTGCGCAGCATGACAGGCCTTGCGCCAACACGCGAGGATGTGCCCCTGTGGCAGCTGCGCCACCCCTGCGCCGCATGGCCAGAAGGCTCGGGCGGCCCCCTGCTGAGCGCCCTGCGCCACATGCGCGAACTGCTTGATCTGGCTGTGGCCCACCATCTTTTCTTTGGGCGCACCCACTGGCTGTGGGGCTGGCGCACGGGCCTGCCCGGCGCGGCCTGCAACAACCTGCACGCGGCCCTGTGCACGGCGGCAAGCCTTGAACCGTCTGCGGCGGCGCTGGCCTACTGGCAGCAGGTGTCCCCGCGCTTTGCCAAACTTGAAGGCCTGTTTGCCGCCGGGGCCGAAGATTATTTTCTGGCCTGCCGCCTTGCGGAAACCCTCTCCCCCACCATGCCGGACGCCATTGACAAGCGCGGCCTTGACCACCAGCGCGAATCGCTGTTCGGGCACCCCATGAACGGCGGGGGCATTCTGGCCGAGCTGCTGGAAATAACCGAGGAGCTTATCTACCTTTCCCAGACCTCCATGCCCTGCGATCTGGCCTGA
- a CDS encoding SulP family inorganic anion transporter, which produces MRAARLFPFLETIRNYSAQDFKADMTAALTVTPMAVPQAMAYAIIAGVHPQYGIYACMLPVVLAALWGSSRFMAAGPTNAISMIIFSTLATISVGGELISTMPEESRMAYIFGMALLCGLIQLGMGLARLGDLVNFISHSVMVAFSTGAALLIAAGQLYMAMGLTGPKPSGFFNQMFGALHGLPFINYWSLGIAVGTIVLTVAFKRLSPRFPASLAALGVITLFAAVFSVDERAVPLVGAIPSVVPPFSLPPSFDLDAVRDLFMPALAIALLGTVESLAIGKQLANIKGDAFDGSQELIGQGLGNIAAGLTSGIPGCGSFTRSALVVTSGGRTRMGTVFSGILALPLLFVLAPLISWLPLPALSGILLLISFKMIDIDAIRLCVVATSVDRAVLLITFLSTLLFDLEKAIFIGVMLSLTLFIYKTAHPRVNRLHKGDPLLREGPAELPQGITVYMIEGTLFFGAIHELERLLYAEDSEPTRLVVLHLSRVFWIDASGAHALSQFIERCYARSLPVILVVGSPSVRTILRRTGLLDYLSNGFVADTTGEGLRLAAAMLNRFACSDAQCATVGADVTDAQPAQPVQATPPAPASPGPDYMAQSARVALDPQGNVLPAEQTAPAENSAEPPRVTKERP; this is translated from the coding sequence ATGCGAGCCGCCCGGCTTTTTCCCTTTCTTGAGACCATCAGGAATTATTCCGCCCAGGATTTCAAGGCGGACATGACGGCGGCCCTTACCGTGACGCCCATGGCTGTGCCCCAGGCCATGGCCTATGCCATTATTGCCGGGGTTCACCCGCAGTATGGCATCTATGCCTGCATGCTGCCCGTGGTGCTGGCCGCCCTGTGGGGATCCTCCCGCTTTATGGCCGCCGGCCCCACCAACGCAATCTCCATGATTATTTTCTCCACCCTCGCTACCATCAGCGTGGGCGGTGAACTGATCAGCACCATGCCCGAAGAATCGCGCATGGCCTATATTTTCGGCATGGCGCTCCTGTGCGGTCTTATCCAGCTGGGCATGGGGCTGGCGCGGCTGGGCGATCTGGTCAATTTCATCTCGCACTCGGTCATGGTGGCCTTTTCCACCGGAGCGGCGCTGCTCATTGCCGCAGGGCAACTCTACATGGCTATGGGTCTGACCGGCCCCAAGCCCTCGGGCTTTTTCAACCAGATGTTCGGCGCGCTGCACGGCCTGCCCTTTATCAATTACTGGAGCCTCGGCATTGCCGTTGGCACCATTGTGCTGACCGTGGCATTCAAGCGCCTGTCGCCGCGCTTTCCCGCATCACTGGCCGCGCTCGGCGTGATTACGCTTTTTGCCGCCGTATTCAGCGTGGACGAAAGGGCCGTTCCGCTGGTTGGGGCCATCCCAAGCGTTGTTCCGCCTTTTTCCCTGCCTCCATCCTTTGATCTGGACGCGGTACGCGACCTGTTCATGCCCGCGCTGGCCATTGCCCTGCTGGGAACGGTGGAATCACTGGCCATTGGCAAACAATTGGCCAACATCAAGGGTGATGCGTTTGACGGCAGTCAGGAGCTTATCGGCCAGGGCCTCGGCAATATCGCCGCTGGCCTTACCTCGGGCATTCCCGGCTGCGGCTCCTTTACCCGTAGCGCCCTTGTGGTCACATCCGGTGGCAGAACGCGCATGGGCACGGTGTTTTCCGGCATTCTGGCTCTGCCCCTGCTGTTTGTGCTGGCCCCGCTCATAAGCTGGCTGCCGCTGCCCGCCCTGAGCGGCATACTGCTGCTCATTTCCTTCAAGATGATAGACATTGACGCTATCCGTCTGTGCGTTGTGGCTACCAGCGTGGACAGGGCCGTGCTGCTCATCACCTTTTTGTCCACACTGCTGTTTGATCTTGAAAAAGCCATCTTCATCGGCGTGATGCTTTCCCTCACGCTGTTTATCTACAAGACTGCCCACCCGCGTGTGAACAGGCTCCACAAGGGCGATCCGCTGCTGCGCGAAGGCCCCGCCGAACTGCCGCAGGGCATCACCGTGTACATGATTGAAGGCACCCTGTTTTTCGGGGCCATCCACGAACTTGAACGTCTGCTGTATGCCGAGGACAGCGAGCCAACCCGGCTTGTGGTGCTGCATCTTTCGCGCGTGTTCTGGATTGATGCGTCAGGGGCGCATGCGCTGTCGCAATTTATCGAGCGCTGTTATGCCCGCAGCCTGCCGGTTATTCTTGTGGTGGGCAGCCCCTCGGTGCGTACCATCTTGCGGCGCACAGGCCTTCTGGATTATCTCAGCAACGGCTTTGTGGCCGACACCACGGGCGAAGGCCTGCGGCTGGCCGCAGCCATGCTGAACCGCTTTGCATGCAGCGATGCCCAGTGCGCGACAGTGGGCGCAGATGTAACTGATGCGCAGCCCGCGCAACCTGTGCAGGCAACCCCGCCTGCCCCCGCCAGCCCCGGCCCGGATTATATGGCGCAGTCTGCCCGCGTGGCGCTGGATCCCCAAGGCAACGTGCTGCCCGCCGAACAAACCGCCCCTGCGGAAAATTCCGCCGAACCGCCGCGCGTGACCAAGGAGCGCCCGTGA
- a CDS encoding transglycosylase SLT domain-containing protein has translation MRSALQPSDGGRLKAVPTPTGMPMKQRNTLLLISLGLAAALLVLGLLAGFVPQSEGPELRRRASGMVARLRPEDMPVPIQAQGDGIRQWAVRGAVEPHSEQTSGGSPQTRLAVDASTSVRASGADKTKGASSATGSATGQALGRRIVSFGPGGVILDTGEPSLAFSGDAQGDFAPLLALDGVSIPLLVSNQPRDYGDALDAAGRPLRWVTPTAMMEGYSPRVVRRAAIEVLRHGAVFDNFVGDIDDNDMEKLQARARRYQSLVENFSRRYNLSTELVYAIIHSESDFSPTLVSNKSAMGLMQVVPDTANDEVHKYLYGRMGDVGFEDLRVPETNIRYGTTYLHILFTRYFSGVHNPLAREYCAIAAYNMGPNRFLRLYGKTMEEAVDTINAMTVDAFYRDLATRLPARETRFYVARVQRMKAQYASLR, from the coding sequence ATGAGATCAGCCCTACAACCGTCAGACGGCGGCAGGCTCAAGGCCGTGCCGACGCCCACGGGGATGCCCATGAAACAACGTAACACATTATTGCTCATATCGCTCGGCCTCGCCGCCGCCTTGCTGGTGCTCGGCCTGCTGGCCGGTTTTGTGCCGCAGAGCGAGGGGCCGGAACTGCGCCGCCGCGCCAGCGGCATGGTGGCCCGCCTGCGTCCCGAAGACATGCCCGTTCCCATTCAGGCGCAGGGCGACGGCATACGCCAGTGGGCCGTGCGCGGGGCGGTGGAGCCGCATTCTGAACAGACATCCGGGGGCAGTCCGCAGACGCGTCTGGCTGTCGATGCCAGCACATCTGTCCGGGCATCCGGTGCCGACAAAACGAAGGGGGCATCCTCAGCGACGGGCTCCGCTACAGGTCAGGCGTTGGGCCGGCGTATTGTCTCCTTTGGGCCGGGTGGCGTCATCCTTGATACGGGCGAACCGTCACTGGCCTTTTCCGGCGACGCGCAGGGCGATTTTGCCCCGCTGCTGGCTCTGGACGGTGTTTCCATTCCGCTTCTGGTCAGCAACCAGCCCCGCGATTACGGCGACGCCCTTGATGCCGCGGGCCGTCCGCTGCGCTGGGTGACGCCCACGGCCATGATGGAGGGCTATTCGCCCCGCGTGGTGCGCAGGGCCGCCATTGAAGTGCTGCGCCACGGCGCTGTCTTTGATAATTTTGTGGGCGATATTGACGATAACGACATGGAAAAACTACAGGCCAGAGCCCGACGTTATCAGAGCCTGGTGGAGAATTTTTCGCGCCGCTACAATTTGAGCACCGAACTTGTGTACGCCATCATTCACAGCGAAAGCGACTTTTCGCCAACCCTGGTCAGCAACAAGTCTGCCATGGGCCTCATGCAGGTAGTGCCCGATACCGCCAACGACGAGGTGCACAAATACCTTTATGGACGCATGGGCGATGTGGGTTTTGAAGACCTGCGCGTGCCCGAAACCAATATCCGCTATGGCACCACTTATCTGCACATTCTGTTTACCCGGTATTTTTCCGGGGTGCACAACCCGCTGGCAAGGGAATATTGCGCAATCGCCGCCTACAATATGGGGCCGAACCGGTTTTTGCGGCTCTACGGCAAGACCATGGAAGAAGCCGTGGACACCATAAATGCCATGACGGTTGACGCTTTTTACAGAGATCTTGCCACGCGACTGCCTGCCCGTGAAACACGTTTCTACGTTGCCCGGGTGCAGAGAATGAAGGCCCAGTACGCCTCGCTGCGCTGA
- a CDS encoding AEC family transporter, protein MFQALFAVMPVFLIIGAGVLLRSRDVLPENAGPVLGIYVLKLALPLLILHLLAGASLKDLGHWAFWGGILGSQLVVYCLGYVGDRIFCRRGVGPGVIAGLSCSACNAAFVGLPIVSNLFPGNATAMLIAGLCTLTPNVVMIIGQSRLDALAGSLAWDGGNPLKFVGKLLKVFILGNPILLSTLAGIALSASGLGLWAPLDRAVSLVGYTAAPCMLLALGLDLRQKLVVATRQAHGHAFARQTWFILCKLVLHPLLCWVMLAALGVSGLWLVISVIVSATATALVVTVIAEVYSTVPEEAALTAVVANGLSIFTLTGFVWGFQALGMV, encoded by the coding sequence ATGTTTCAAGCGCTGTTTGCCGTCATGCCCGTATTTCTGATTATTGGCGCGGGCGTTCTTTTGCGCAGTCGCGATGTATTGCCCGAAAACGCTGGCCCTGTTCTTGGCATTTATGTGCTCAAGCTGGCTCTGCCGCTGCTGATTCTGCACCTGCTGGCCGGGGCCAGCCTGAAGGATCTTGGGCACTGGGCTTTCTGGGGGGGCATCCTTGGTTCCCAGCTTGTGGTGTACTGCCTTGGCTATGTGGGCGACAGAATTTTTTGTCGGCGCGGCGTGGGGCCGGGCGTTATTGCCGGGCTTTCCTGTTCCGCCTGCAATGCCGCCTTTGTGGGCCTGCCCATCGTGTCCAACCTGTTCCCCGGCAATGCCACTGCCATGCTCATTGCCGGTCTGTGTACCCTCACGCCCAATGTGGTCATGATCATCGGGCAGTCCCGTCTGGATGCACTGGCCGGGTCGCTGGCCTGGGACGGCGGCAATCCCCTGAAATTTGTGGGCAAGCTCCTGAAGGTTTTCATCCTTGGCAACCCCATTCTGCTTTCGACCCTCGCTGGCATAGCGCTTTCCGCCTCCGGGCTTGGCCTGTGGGCACCCCTTGACCGCGCGGTGAGCCTTGTGGGCTACACTGCGGCCCCCTGCATGCTGTTGGCTCTGGGGCTTGATTTGCGGCAAAAGCTGGTGGTGGCCACGCGGCAGGCTCACGGACACGCCTTTGCGCGGCAAACGTGGTTCATCCTCTGCAAGCTGGTGCTGCACCCGCTGCTGTGCTGGGTCATGCTGGCAGCCTTGGGTGTTTCGGGTCTGTGGCTCGTGATCAGCGTGATTGTCAGCGCTACGGCCACGGCTCTGGTGGTGACGGTCATTGCCGAGGTGTACAGCACCGTGCCGGAAGAAGCGGCCCTTACGGCAGTGGTCGCCAACGGGCTGAGTATTTTTACCCTGACAGGTTTTGTATGGGGTTTTCAGGCCTTGGGTATGGTTTGA
- the ispH gene encoding 4-hydroxy-3-methylbut-2-enyl diphosphate reductase, whose product MDVYRAKTAGFCMGVSLALQKLNTALERKGGAPETTRICTLGPIIHNPQVLAEYESRGVVCVKEAAQLHPGDVAVIRAHGITRQVEEQVKQSGADIVDATCPKVKKAQLSIGRATADGATLLLFGEADHPEVRGLVSYACGPAHVFGTAAELESLHLAENKAYVLASQTTQDRQIFQEIVEDLRTRIADLVVLSTICDATRERQEEARNIASCVDVMVIIGGRQSGNTRRLADVASLNGIDTYLVERVEELAAENFSQKNRAGLTAGASTPKSLIDAAHLWLQSL is encoded by the coding sequence ATGGATGTTTACCGCGCCAAGACAGCGGGCTTTTGCATGGGCGTGAGCCTGGCCCTGCAAAAACTTAACACTGCGCTGGAGCGCAAAGGGGGCGCCCCCGAGACGACCCGCATCTGTACCCTTGGCCCCATCATCCACAATCCGCAGGTTCTGGCGGAGTATGAGTCGCGCGGCGTGGTCTGCGTCAAGGAAGCCGCGCAACTGCACCCCGGCGATGTGGCGGTTATCCGCGCGCACGGCATCACGCGGCAGGTTGAGGAGCAGGTCAAACAAAGCGGGGCCGACATTGTGGACGCCACCTGCCCCAAGGTAAAAAAAGCCCAGCTTTCCATCGGGCGGGCCACCGCTGATGGCGCAACCCTGCTGCTTTTTGGCGAGGCGGATCACCCGGAGGTGCGCGGGCTGGTTTCTTACGCCTGCGGCCCGGCCCATGTGTTCGGCACGGCGGCAGAGCTTGAGTCCTTGCACCTTGCCGAAAACAAGGCCTATGTGCTGGCCTCGCAGACAACTCAGGATCGACAGATATTTCAGGAAATTGTGGAAGATCTGCGCACGCGCATAGCTGACCTTGTGGTGCTTTCCACCATTTGCGACGCCACCCGCGAGCGGCAGGAGGAAGCCCGTAACATTGCCTCCTGTGTGGATGTCATGGTAATCATAGGCGGAAGGCAGAGCGGAAACACCCGCAGACTGGCTGATGTGGCCTCTTTGAACGGTATCGACACCTACCTTGTGGAGCGTGTCGAAGAGCTAGCCGCAGAAAATTTTTCGCAAAAAAATCGTGCAGGTCTAACGGCTGGCGCATCTACGCCGAAAAGTCTTATTGACGCGGCTCATTTGTGGCTGCAGTCGCTTTAA
- a CDS encoding chemotaxis protein: MAQTNILLEAGTNELEVVEFYLEEFTPPSADAPQLDENGEPVPAKPYRGYYGVNVAKVLEIIRMPKVTALPEVQHPSVLGAFNLRSRIIPLVDLAMWLGKTHPAKEEQPKTIVTEFNNVTTAFMVSGVNRIHRISWEKVEPPNKYVAAVSNNTVIGVVKLEDRIIFLLDLEKVVANLNPKLGLRLDDLGDDWTNEGYRALVADDSALIREMQRDLLEKAGFTVEVVSNGRAAWDRLLDFKKSAEEGNRPITDFVHVVVSDIEMPVMDGLNLTLRIKEDSMLKKLPVLLFSSLITEKLRHKGVSVGADDQISKPEVTQLAHRAMALIKAREQGEA; the protein is encoded by the coding sequence ATGGCCCAGACCAATATTCTGCTGGAAGCCGGCACCAACGAGCTGGAAGTGGTGGAATTCTATCTTGAAGAATTCACCCCTCCTTCTGCCGATGCGCCGCAGTTGGACGAAAATGGCGAACCCGTTCCCGCCAAGCCCTATCGCGGCTACTACGGCGTCAACGTGGCCAAGGTGCTTGAAATTATCCGCATGCCCAAGGTGACGGCACTGCCCGAAGTGCAGCACCCGAGCGTGCTGGGTGCTTTCAACCTGCGCTCGCGCATTATTCCGCTGGTGGATCTGGCCATGTGGCTGGGCAAAACCCACCCAGCAAAAGAAGAACAGCCCAAAACCATTGTGACGGAGTTCAATAACGTCACCACGGCCTTCATGGTTTCCGGCGTCAACCGAATCCACCGCATCAGCTGGGAGAAGGTTGAACCGCCGAACAAGTACGTTGCTGCCGTGTCCAACAATACGGTCATCGGCGTGGTCAAGCTTGAAGACCGCATCATCTTTCTCCTCGACCTTGAAAAAGTGGTCGCCAACCTCAATCCCAAGCTGGGCCTGCGGCTTGACGATCTGGGCGACGACTGGACAAATGAGGGGTACCGGGCCCTTGTAGCCGACGATTCCGCCCTTATCCGCGAAATGCAGCGCGACCTGCTGGAAAAGGCGGGCTTTACCGTTGAGGTTGTTTCCAACGGACGCGCTGCCTGGGATCGTCTGCTGGACTTCAAAAAGAGCGCCGAAGAAGGCAACCGCCCCATCACCGACTTCGTGCATGTGGTGGTTTCAGACATCGAAATGCCGGTCATGGACGGCCTCAATCTCACCTTGCGCATCAAGGAAGACTCCATGCTCAAAAAGCTGCCGGTACTGCTCTTTTCTTCACTCATTACCGAAAAGCTGCGCCACAAGGGCGTGAGCGTGGGTGCGGACGACCAGATTTCCAAGCCGGAAGTTACCCAGCTGGCTCACAGGGCCATGGCCCTCATCAAGGCCAGGGAGCAGGGCGAAGCCTAA